Proteins from a genomic interval of Caulobacter rhizosphaerae:
- the modB gene encoding molybdate ABC transporter permease subunit produces the protein MLEVAWLTARLASVTTLLLLVLSTPLAWWLARGRSRWKAPVGALVALPIVLPPTALGFYLLIALGPQSPLIALLHPFGVRTLAFTFQGLVIGSLVYSLPFAVQPLRNAFIAVGDEPLEAAATLGASPWAAFIRVALPLALPGYAVAALLVFAHTVGEFGVVMMLGGGVPGQTEVLSIEIYRLVEALEWDKAHKLAGALLVFAFLVMLSLLLMERRVDTRASRP, from the coding sequence GTGCTGGAGGTCGCATGGCTTACGGCTCGGTTGGCGAGCGTCACCACCCTCCTGCTGCTAGTGTTGTCCACGCCCCTGGCCTGGTGGCTGGCGCGGGGACGGTCGCGCTGGAAGGCCCCGGTCGGGGCGCTGGTCGCCCTGCCAATCGTGCTGCCCCCGACCGCCCTGGGCTTCTACCTGTTGATCGCCCTGGGCCCGCAGAGCCCGCTGATCGCCCTGCTGCATCCGTTCGGGGTGAGGACCCTGGCCTTCACCTTCCAGGGCCTGGTGATCGGGTCTCTGGTCTATTCGCTGCCGTTCGCCGTCCAGCCGCTGCGCAACGCCTTCATCGCCGTGGGCGACGAGCCGCTGGAGGCCGCCGCCACCCTGGGCGCCTCGCCCTGGGCCGCGTTCATCAGGGTGGCCCTGCCGCTGGCCCTGCCCGGCTACGCCGTCGCCGCCCTGTTGGTCTTCGCCCATACGGTCGGTGAGTTCGGGGTGGTGATGATGCTGGGCGGCGGCGTTCCGGGCCAGACCGAGGTGCTGTCGATCGAGATCTACCGGCTGGTCGAGGCCCTGGAGTGGGACAAGGCCCACAAGCTGGCCGGCGCCCTGCTGGTGTTCGCCTTCCTGGTCATGCTCAGCCTGCTGCTGATGGAGCGCCGGGTCGACACGCGCGCCTCGCGCCCCTGA
- a CDS encoding TauD/TfdA dioxygenase family protein — MNAFAPIAASETPDYAGLTVTPEGPVLGAEISGVDLRHPLAPEIVAAIRTALLRHKVVFFRDQDISHQDHVRFDRYFGDLEGHPVTAHVPGFPEILHIEAADGMKLREEIVPIVRAANKWHTDVTFRPAPSMGGVLRMRQMPAQGGDTLFADTAAIYRDLPDQLKDQLATLKAEHDILQSYGYRVDEARRQELRAAHPVQVHPVVRTHPETGEKHLFVNKVFTTRILGLPEDEAARLLAELLDRVKTPEYQVRFRWTPNAVVFWDNRATQHYAILDYWPQERVVERVTIQGDVPF; from the coding sequence ATGAACGCCTTTGCCCCCATCGCCGCTTCCGAGACGCCCGACTATGCCGGCCTGACCGTCACGCCCGAGGGGCCCGTGCTTGGGGCCGAGATCTCGGGCGTCGATCTGCGCCACCCCCTGGCGCCGGAGATCGTCGCCGCGATCCGGACGGCGCTGCTGCGCCACAAGGTGGTGTTCTTCCGCGACCAGGACATCAGCCATCAGGACCATGTCCGTTTCGACCGGTATTTCGGGGACTTGGAAGGTCATCCTGTCACCGCTCACGTGCCCGGCTTTCCCGAAATCCTGCACATCGAGGCCGCCGACGGCATGAAGCTGCGCGAGGAGATCGTGCCGATCGTCCGCGCCGCCAACAAGTGGCACACCGACGTCACCTTCCGCCCCGCGCCGTCGATGGGCGGGGTGCTGCGCATGCGCCAGATGCCGGCCCAGGGCGGCGACACCCTGTTCGCCGACACCGCCGCGATCTATCGCGACCTTCCCGACCAGCTGAAGGACCAACTGGCGACTCTGAAGGCCGAGCACGACATCCTGCAAAGCTACGGCTACCGCGTCGACGAGGCCAGGCGCCAGGAACTGCGCGCGGCCCATCCGGTCCAGGTCCATCCGGTGGTCCGCACCCACCCCGAGACCGGCGAGAAGCACCTGTTCGTCAACAAGGTCTTCACGACACGGATCCTGGGCCTGCCCGAGGACGAGGCCGCCAGGCTGCTGGCCGAGCTGCTGGACCGCGTGAAGACCCCCGAATACCAGGTCCGCTTCCGTTGGACGCCCAACGCCGTCGTCTTCTGGGACAATCGCGCCACCCAGCACTACGCCATCCTCGACTACTGGCCGCAGGAGCGCGTCGTCGAGCGGGTGACGATCCAGGGGGACGTTCCCTTCTGA
- the cobU gene encoding bifunctional adenosylcobinamide kinase/adenosylcobinamide-phosphate guanylyltransferase — translation MPFTLVLGGARSGKSAFAQAAAEALASETEGRLVMIATAQAFDSEMAERIARHRKDRGRAWTTLEASLDIAGALAPLGAKDIVVVDCLTLWLSNLMLAERDVATAAAGLVEAAGRFPGTLWLVSNEVGFGIVPDNALARRFRDEAGRLHQALAQAAGAVTLVVAGLALRLK, via the coding sequence TTGCCGTTTACCCTCGTCCTGGGCGGAGCCCGATCCGGCAAGAGCGCCTTCGCCCAGGCGGCGGCGGAGGCTCTAGCCTCTGAAACCGAAGGCCGGCTGGTCATGATCGCCACGGCCCAGGCCTTCGATTCGGAGATGGCCGAGCGCATCGCGCGCCACCGCAAGGACCGGGGTCGGGCCTGGACGACGTTGGAGGCGTCGCTCGATATCGCAGGTGCGTTGGCGCCGCTGGGCGCGAAGGACATCGTCGTGGTCGACTGCCTGACGCTGTGGCTGTCGAACCTGATGCTGGCCGAACGCGACGTGGCGACGGCGGCCGCCGGGCTGGTCGAGGCGGCCGGACGGTTTCCGGGAACGCTGTGGTTGGTCTCCAACGAGGTCGGGTTCGGCATCGTGCCAGACAACGCCCTGGCTCGGCGATTTCGCGACGAGGCGGGCCGCCTGCACCAGGCCCTGGCCCAGGCCGCCGGCGCGGTGACCCTGGTCGTCGCCGGGCTGGCTCTGCGCCTGAAATAG
- a CDS encoding TonB-dependent receptor plug domain-containing protein gives MRPISILALVAALPALALPALVLPSQVLAAEPLDETNAVDQVVVTAGRSADKLSEVPVSMTVITAQTLRQRQAVVVSDLLSRTPGVSVTRNGGVGGSTQVRIRGAESDQTAVLIDGVKLNDPSATGGGYNFATLLAGDVDRIEVLRGPQSTLWGSQAIGGVVSMITKTPDGPLSGDATVEGGSRATAYARVGVGAGGAWGGWRLAAGSYTTAGVSNFDKAMGGQEKDGYRNAAVSGRLDLNVTDWAALDARLSYARGRNEYDSSLPAPPYALGDTADYGKTRELVGYVGTRLSNFDGALSSRIGYAYTQTDRDNYDPTLSAPKTFDSRGTDNSLEYQGTWTINPVWRAVFGAETERTWFRTASPSFNPDVDRHATGMDSVYGQLQAKPVEGLTLTGGVRHDDHDTFGGATTYQAGATWSPNGGTTVFRANYGEGFKAPSLYQLYSDYGNIDLKPEAAKSWDLSVEHSLLDGRLRGAITYFNRDTKNQIDFLSNNTPPNYGGYANTAKTQADGVEVEGSFEVNTRLTLSANYTNMDAVNRSAGPNYGKDLARRAGETASADAELSFANGLTGGVTMQYVGHSFDNPSNTRRLKSYVLTDVRIAYPINETFELYGRVENLFDQHYETLYGYGTLGRGAFAGVRARF, from the coding sequence ATGCGCCCGATTTCCATCCTGGCCCTGGTGGCCGCCCTTCCCGCCCTCGCCCTGCCTGCCTTGGTCCTGCCCAGCCAGGTCCTGGCCGCCGAGCCCCTCGACGAAACCAACGCTGTCGACCAGGTGGTCGTCACCGCCGGCCGCTCCGCCGACAAGCTGTCGGAGGTCCCGGTCAGCATGACGGTGATCACCGCGCAGACCCTGCGCCAGCGCCAGGCGGTGGTGGTCTCCGACCTGCTGTCGCGCACCCCCGGCGTCAGCGTCACCCGCAACGGCGGCGTCGGCGGTTCGACCCAGGTGCGCATCCGCGGCGCCGAGAGCGACCAGACCGCCGTGCTGATCGACGGCGTCAAGCTCAACGATCCGTCGGCGACCGGCGGCGGCTACAACTTCGCCACCCTGCTGGCCGGCGACGTCGACCGCATCGAGGTGCTGCGGGGCCCGCAATCGACCCTGTGGGGCAGCCAGGCCATCGGCGGCGTGGTCAGCATGATCACCAAGACCCCCGACGGGCCGCTGTCGGGTGACGCCACGGTCGAGGGCGGGTCGCGCGCCACGGCCTACGCCCGGGTCGGGGTCGGGGCCGGCGGCGCCTGGGGCGGGTGGCGTCTGGCGGCCGGGTCCTACACCACCGCCGGCGTCTCCAACTTCGACAAGGCCATGGGCGGCCAGGAGAAGGACGGCTACCGCAACGCCGCCGTCAGCGGCCGCCTGGACCTGAACGTCACCGACTGGGCCGCTCTCGACGCCCGCCTGTCCTATGCCCGGGGCCGCAACGAATACGACAGCTCGCTCCCGGCCCCGCCCTATGCGCTGGGCGACACCGCCGACTATGGCAAGACCAGGGAGCTGGTCGGCTATGTCGGGACGCGCCTGTCCAACTTCGATGGCGCCCTCAGCAGCCGCATCGGCTACGCCTACACCCAGACCGACCGCGACAACTACGACCCCACCCTGAGCGCGCCCAAGACCTTCGACTCGCGCGGCACGGACAACAGCCTGGAGTACCAGGGCACCTGGACGATCAATCCCGTCTGGCGCGCGGTGTTTGGCGCCGAGACCGAGCGCACCTGGTTCCGCACCGCCTCGCCGTCGTTCAACCCAGACGTCGATCGCCACGCCACCGGCATGGACAGCGTCTATGGCCAACTGCAGGCCAAGCCGGTCGAGGGCCTGACCCTGACCGGCGGCGTTCGCCACGACGACCACGACACCTTTGGTGGGGCCACCACCTACCAGGCCGGCGCGACCTGGAGCCCGAACGGCGGAACCACCGTCTTCCGCGCCAACTATGGCGAGGGCTTCAAGGCCCCGTCGCTGTACCAGCTGTACAGCGACTACGGGAACATCGACCTGAAGCCGGAGGCCGCCAAGAGCTGGGACCTCAGCGTCGAGCACAGCCTGCTGGACGGCCGCCTGCGCGGCGCGATCACCTATTTCAACCGCGACACCAAGAACCAGATCGACTTCCTGTCCAATAACACCCCGCCCAACTACGGCGGTTACGCCAACACGGCCAAGACCCAGGCCGACGGCGTCGAGGTGGAAGGCAGCTTCGAGGTCAATACCCGGCTGACCCTGTCGGCCAACTACACCAACATGGACGCGGTCAATAGGTCGGCCGGCCCGAACTACGGCAAGGACCTGGCGCGCCGGGCCGGCGAGACCGCCTCGGCGGACGCCGAACTCAGCTTCGCCAACGGCCTGACCGGCGGGGTGACGATGCAGTATGTTGGCCACAGCTTCGACAACCCGTCCAACACCCGGCGGCTGAAGAGCTATGTCCTGACCGACGTACGGATCGCCTATCCGATCAACGAGACGTTCGAGCTGTACGGCCGGGTCGAGAACCTGTTCGACCAGCACTACGAGACCCTCTACGGCTACGGGACCCTGGGCCGCGGCGCCTTCGCTGGCGTTCGGGCGCGGTTCTAG
- the cobD gene encoding threonine-phosphate decarboxylase CobD produces the protein MTTPAAFLGHGGRLGAACAAWPNAPTPWLDLSTGINPRPYPILALDPETWSRLPDPESLRRLERIAAAAFGVEDPARVVAAAGSEALIRLLPRLLTARCVAIPARTYGGHAGAWRAAGARIVDLDETAADLRVLVNPDNPTGRVLSADQVLNLADGPLLVDEAFADLDPPRSVAVLAGATGHEGLMVLRSFGKFYGLAGARLGFLVAEPALATRVRRALGDWPVSGPAIAAGLTAYADTAWAVQTRLRLIGDAARLDSLLDGAGFTIVGGTPLFRLAQAADASRRFEMLARAGILTRPFPWDETLIRFGLPGPQADWLRLADALENLR, from the coding sequence GTGACCACGCCGGCGGCCTTCCTCGGCCACGGCGGACGCCTTGGGGCGGCGTGTGCGGCCTGGCCGAATGCGCCGACGCCATGGCTGGACCTGTCGACGGGGATCAATCCGCGCCCCTACCCGATCCTGGCCCTTGACCCCGAAACCTGGTCGCGCCTTCCCGATCCGGAGTCCTTGCGGAGACTGGAGCGGATCGCGGCCGCGGCGTTCGGCGTCGAGGATCCGGCCCGGGTCGTCGCGGCGGCGGGCAGCGAGGCGTTGATCCGCCTTCTGCCCCGCCTGCTGACCGCGCGGTGCGTGGCGATCCCGGCCCGGACCTATGGCGGCCACGCCGGCGCCTGGCGGGCGGCGGGCGCCCGGATCGTCGACCTGGACGAGACGGCGGCCGACCTGCGGGTGCTGGTCAATCCGGACAACCCCACCGGCCGCGTCCTGTCGGCCGACCAGGTCCTCAACCTGGCCGACGGACCGTTGCTGGTGGACGAGGCGTTCGCCGACCTCGATCCGCCGCGCTCGGTCGCCGTCCTGGCCGGCGCGACCGGCCACGAAGGGCTGATGGTCCTGCGCTCGTTCGGCAAGTTCTACGGCCTGGCGGGCGCGCGGCTGGGCTTCCTGGTCGCCGAGCCGGCCCTGGCGACCCGCGTCCGCCGGGCGCTGGGCGACTGGCCCGTCTCGGGTCCGGCGATCGCCGCCGGCCTGACGGCCTATGCCGACACCGCCTGGGCGGTCCAGACCCGCCTGCGCCTGATCGGGGACGCCGCGCGGCTGGACAGCCTGCTGGACGGCGCCGGCTTCACGATCGTCGGCGGTACGCCGCTGTTTCGCCTGGCCCAGGCCGCCGACGCGTCCCGCCGTTTCGAGATGCTGGCCCGCGCCGGGATCCTCACCCGCCCCTTTCCCTGGGACGAGACCCTGATCCGCTTCGGCCTGCCTGGCCCGCAGGCGGACTGGCTCCGCCTCGCCGACGCCCTGGAGAACCTCCGATGA
- the cobO gene encoding cob(I)yrinic acid a,c-diamide adenosyltransferase, producing MSDDLNIQDLNTKHAQAMKALKAERDAMMQTKTLEKGLLLVHTGDGKGKSSAGFGMVARNLGWGLKVGVVQYIKGKWKTGERLFFSKFPDQVRYEVMGEGFTWDTQDRARDIAAARTAWLVSQEMIADPKLDFVLLDEINIALRYDYLDIDEVVAVLKARPGDKHVCLTGRNAKPQLLEIADLVTEMTLVKHPFEQGFKAQRGVEF from the coding sequence ATGAGCGACGACCTCAACATCCAAGACCTGAACACCAAGCACGCCCAAGCCATGAAGGCCCTCAAGGCCGAGCGCGACGCGATGATGCAGACCAAGACCCTCGAGAAGGGCCTGCTGCTGGTCCACACCGGCGACGGCAAGGGCAAGTCCTCCGCCGGCTTCGGCATGGTGGCCAGGAACCTGGGCTGGGGCCTGAAGGTCGGGGTCGTCCAATACATCAAGGGCAAGTGGAAGACCGGCGAACGCCTGTTCTTCAGCAAGTTCCCCGACCAGGTGCGCTACGAAGTCATGGGCGAGGGCTTCACCTGGGACACCCAGGACCGAGCGCGCGACATCGCCGCGGCCCGCACCGCATGGCTGGTCTCCCAGGAGATGATCGCCGACCCCAAGCTTGACTTCGTGCTGCTGGACGAGATCAACATCGCCCTGCGCTACGACTATCTCGACATCGACGAGGTGGTGGCGGTGCTGAAGGCTCGCCCCGGCGACAAGCATGTCTGCCTGACCGGCCGCAACGCCAAGCCGCAGCTGCTGGAGATCGCCGACCTGGTCACCGAGATGACCCTGGTCAAGCATCCGTTCGAGCAGGGCTTCAAGGCCCAGCGCGGGGTCGAGTTTTGA
- a CDS encoding ABC transporter substrate-binding protein, which produces MTGFTRRAAVGAGLATGFLGGVASAGALPRVISLNPCLDAVLVNVADRGQVAALSHYARDPQQSSIARIALGYPITYESAEEVIALRPDVVLTAAHSSPATRAALTRLGIRTELFKVPNSWVENQVQIRRIAAAVGHPDRGEALIARVEAAMARSAPRPGARPVTALVFQPNGFAAGHGTLVDEMMRRAGFVNVAQRYGLRKWGNVSLERLLDDPPEVLLAGQAAPNAPTFAEKILNHPALASISSRMTRAVFPERLLYCGGPGLADTAAALATARRQVLGAAA; this is translated from the coding sequence TTGACCGGCTTCACCCGCCGCGCGGCGGTCGGCGCGGGGCTGGCGACAGGCTTCCTGGGCGGCGTCGCCAGCGCCGGCGCCCTGCCCCGCGTGATCTCGCTGAATCCCTGCCTGGACGCCGTGCTGGTCAACGTCGCCGACCGCGGCCAGGTCGCGGCGCTCAGCCACTATGCCCGTGACCCGCAGCAGTCGAGCATCGCCAGGATCGCCCTGGGCTATCCGATCACCTACGAAAGCGCCGAGGAAGTGATCGCCCTGCGCCCCGACGTGGTGCTGACCGCCGCCCACTCCTCGCCCGCCACCCGCGCGGCGCTGACGCGGCTGGGCATCCGCACCGAGCTGTTCAAGGTGCCCAACAGCTGGGTCGAGAACCAGGTTCAGATCCGGCGGATCGCGGCGGCCGTCGGCCATCCCGACCGCGGCGAGGCGCTGATCGCCCGGGTGGAGGCGGCGATGGCCAGGAGCGCGCCGCGTCCCGGCGCCCGCCCGGTCACCGCCCTGGTCTTCCAGCCCAACGGCTTCGCCGCCGGCCACGGCACCCTGGTCGACGAGATGATGCGCCGCGCCGGTTTCGTGAACGTCGCCCAGCGCTACGGCCTGAGGAAGTGGGGCAATGTCTCGCTGGAGCGTCTGCTGGACGATCCGCCGGAAGTGCTGCTGGCCGGCCAGGCCGCGCCCAACGCCCCGACCTTCGCCGAGAAGATCCTCAACCACCCGGCCCTGGCCAGTATCTCGTCGCGCATGACCCGGGCGGTGTTCCCCGAACGCCTGCTCTATTGCGGCGGTCCCGGCCTGGCGGACACCGCCGCCGCCCTGGCCACCGCCCGCCGGCAAGTGCTGGGCGCCGCCGCATGA
- a CDS encoding FecCD family ABC transporter permease, translating to MTRRLLLLGGLCLLVLLLSGLSLMAGRVWVPWSAWTLAADPRWAIIFELRLPRTILAVAVGAALGLCGAVMQGYTRNPLADPGVLGVSSMAALGAVMTMYLSLSLTTPWLLFAAAMVGASLGVAVMLILAGGTGGTITFILAGVILNTVASAGVALALSLAPSPWAAQEIINWLLGSLADRSADDVWRALPFIAVGSGLMLMLGRALDALTLGETGAKALGIDLNLTRTLLALGVGLASGASVAVTGMIGFVGLITPHLMRPLVGHRPGALLAPSAVAGAALVLAADILVRLTPSAAEVRLGVAMAAIGGPFFLALLISMRRRLA from the coding sequence ATGACCCGGCGCCTCCTGCTGCTGGGCGGCCTCTGCCTGCTGGTGCTGCTCCTGAGCGGCCTGTCCTTGATGGCCGGCCGGGTCTGGGTGCCTTGGAGCGCCTGGACCCTGGCCGCCGACCCGCGCTGGGCGATCATCTTCGAGCTGCGGCTGCCTCGCACGATCCTGGCCGTCGCGGTCGGCGCGGCCCTGGGCCTGTGCGGCGCGGTCATGCAGGGCTACACCCGCAACCCCTTGGCCGATCCTGGCGTGCTGGGCGTGTCGTCCATGGCCGCCTTGGGTGCGGTGATGACCATGTATCTGAGCCTGAGCCTCACCACGCCCTGGCTGCTGTTCGCGGCGGCGATGGTCGGGGCCAGCCTCGGCGTGGCCGTCATGCTAATCCTGGCCGGCGGGACCGGCGGGACCATCACCTTCATCCTGGCCGGGGTGATCCTCAACACCGTGGCCAGCGCCGGCGTCGCCCTGGCCCTGAGCCTGGCCCCCAGCCCCTGGGCCGCGCAGGAGATCATCAACTGGCTGCTGGGCTCCCTGGCCGACCGCAGCGCTGACGACGTCTGGCGGGCCCTGCCCTTCATCGCCGTCGGCTCGGGCCTGATGCTGATGCTGGGCCGGGCGCTGGACGCCCTGACCCTGGGCGAAACAGGGGCCAAGGCTCTGGGGATCGACCTGAACCTGACCCGGACGCTGCTGGCCCTCGGCGTCGGTCTGGCCTCGGGCGCCAGCGTGGCGGTGACCGGCATGATCGGCTTCGTCGGCCTGATCACCCCGCACCTGATGCGGCCTCTGGTCGGCCACCGGCCGGGCGCCCTGCTGGCCCCCAGCGCCGTGGCCGGCGCGGCCCTGGTGCTGGCCGCCGACATCCTTGTGCGGCTGACGCCCTCGGCCGCCGAGGTCCGGCTGGGCGTGGCCATGGCCGCGATCGGCGGACCGTTCTTCCTGGCCCTGCTGATCTCGATGCGCCGGAGGCTCGCATGA
- a CDS encoding ABC transporter ATP-binding protein, with protein sequence MKDARMNDLVAEDLTVALGGRAVLARVGARFRAGQVTAIVGPNGAGKSTLLACLAGLRRPDAGQVRLDDGPILALPHRQRARRIGFLPQTPEVAWAVDVETLVGLGRTPHSGARGLSDADHAAVQAALVRTRMTSLARRDVTTLSGGERARALLARVLAGEPSWLLADEPLAGLDPGHQLDAVDLMRAFAAEPGQGVVMTLHDLGVALRLADRVLVLRDGALIADGPPLEALTPAVLERAYGVRTAIVSGAWGPLIELIGRVDG encoded by the coding sequence ATGAAGGACGCCCGCATGAACGACCTGGTCGCCGAGGACCTGACCGTCGCCCTGGGCGGCCGCGCGGTGCTGGCCAGGGTCGGGGCGCGGTTCCGCGCCGGCCAGGTCACCGCCATCGTCGGCCCCAACGGCGCGGGCAAGTCGACCCTGCTGGCCTGCCTGGCCGGGCTGCGCCGCCCCGACGCCGGCCAGGTCCGCCTGGACGACGGCCCGATCCTGGCCCTGCCCCATCGCCAGCGCGCCCGCCGCATCGGCTTCCTGCCCCAAACGCCGGAGGTGGCTTGGGCCGTGGACGTCGAGACCCTGGTCGGCCTGGGCCGCACCCCGCACAGCGGGGCACGCGGCCTCAGCGACGCCGACCACGCCGCCGTCCAGGCCGCCCTGGTCCGCACCCGCATGACCAGCCTGGCGCGGCGCGACGTCACCACCCTGTCCGGCGGCGAGCGGGCCCGCGCCCTGCTGGCCCGGGTGCTGGCGGGCGAGCCGTCCTGGCTGCTGGCCGACGAACCGCTGGCGGGGCTGGACCCCGGCCACCAGTTGGACGCCGTCGACCTGATGCGCGCCTTCGCGGCCGAGCCCGGCCAGGGGGTGGTGATGACCCTGCACGACCTGGGCGTGGCCCTGCGCCTGGCCGATCGGGTGCTGGTGCTGCGCGACGGCGCCCTGATCGCCGACGGCCCGCCGCTGGAGGCCCTGACGCCGGCCGTGCTGGAGCGGGCCTACGGCGTGCGGACCGCCATCGTCTCCGGCGCCTGGGGACCGCTGATCGAGCTGATCGGGCGCGTCGATGGCTGA
- the cbiB gene encoding adenosylcobinamide-phosphate synthase CbiB, whose amino-acid sequence MAETAPWPWVVALALGLEALLGYPAALNRLAGHPVAWPAALIEGLERRWNRPTTSDRRRRLLGVVLVVLLVAASVLLGAAVQSLLGASLPGLALVALIATVGLAQRSLHDHVAAVLAPLRADDLPAARAAVAMIVGRDTGALDAKGVAAAALESLAESFNDGVVAPTFWLLVGGLPGLFAYKSVNTADSLIGHREERWRLFGWAAARIDDLMNLVPARLAGGLIALAGGGGWWTMARDARRHASPNAGWPEAAMAGALGVQLGGDAVYDGVRTVRPTFGDGPRPTAADLERGLRLYRRACLLLWLIPLTIPLAIGLIAVLAR is encoded by the coding sequence ATGGCTGAGACGGCGCCCTGGCCGTGGGTCGTCGCCCTGGCGCTGGGCCTGGAGGCGCTGCTGGGCTATCCGGCCGCGCTGAACCGGCTGGCGGGACATCCGGTGGCCTGGCCGGCGGCGCTGATCGAGGGGCTGGAGCGACGCTGGAACCGGCCGACGACCTCCGACCGACGGCGCCGGCTGCTGGGCGTCGTCCTGGTCGTGCTGCTGGTCGCCGCCTCCGTCCTGCTGGGCGCCGCGGTGCAGAGCCTGCTGGGCGCCAGCCTGCCGGGATTGGCCTTGGTCGCCCTGATCGCGACGGTCGGCCTGGCCCAGCGCAGCCTGCACGACCATGTCGCGGCCGTCCTGGCGCCGCTGCGAGCCGACGACCTGCCGGCCGCCCGCGCGGCCGTGGCGATGATCGTCGGCCGCGACACCGGCGCGCTCGACGCCAAGGGCGTGGCCGCCGCCGCCCTGGAGAGCCTGGCCGAAAGCTTCAACGACGGCGTCGTCGCCCCGACCTTCTGGCTGCTGGTCGGCGGCCTGCCCGGCCTCTTCGCCTATAAGAGCGTCAACACCGCCGACAGCCTGATCGGCCACAGGGAAGAGCGCTGGCGGCTGTTCGGCTGGGCGGCGGCGCGGATCGACGACCTGATGAACCTGGTCCCGGCGCGGCTGGCCGGAGGGTTGATCGCCCTGGCCGGTGGCGGCGGATGGTGGACGATGGCGCGCGACGCCCGCCGCCACGCCTCGCCCAACGCCGGCTGGCCCGAGGCCGCCATGGCCGGGGCGCTGGGCGTCCAGTTGGGCGGCGACGCGGTCTATGACGGCGTCAGGACGGTCCGGCCGACCTTCGGCGACGGACCGCGTCCGACCGCCGCCGACCTTGAACGTGGCCTGCGCCTCTATCGCCGGGCCTGCCTGCTGCTCTGGCTGATCCCGCTGACGATTCCCTTGGCGATCGGCCTGATCGCTGTGCTCGCCCGATGA